In Melanotaenia boesemani isolate fMelBoe1 chromosome 1, fMelBoe1.pri, whole genome shotgun sequence, the genomic window AAGGTGGCTCAGAGGCCGAAGAGCTACAGCTGCGTCTGATGGAGCTGGAGAGGAAGCTAAGCTTTGAGCAGCAACGCTCTGACCTGTGGGAGAGGCTGTATGTGGaaaccaaagaagaaagagCCAAAGGAGACCGAGAGTCCAAAGTGAAAAAACCAAAAGAGGGTATGGCAGGGAAAGTGAAAGAGACGTTTGATGCAGTGAAGAACTCCACCAAGgagtttgtccatcaccacaaagaGCAGATCAAGAAAGCCAAAGAGGCTGTGAAGGAGAATCTGAGGAAGTTCTCCGATTCAGTCAAATCAACGTTCCAAAATTTCAAGGACTCAGCCTCTACCTTCATCAACAAAGCCAGAGGTTTTTACAAAAAGAGACATGACAAAAAGTACCCAGAGGAGTCCTGGCACCACAGGCCTCTTCACAGACAGAAATCTGACTTCTCCCAGAGCAACCACAACACTCGAAAATCAGGAGGGAAAGTTCATGAAGATCAAGGACATAACAGCCACAAAGCCAGCATGAAGGGATGCACCGGGGTGTTTGACTGTGCCTACCTGGAGTACATGAACATCTTCAACAAAGCCATggagccaatcagagcagatgAATTttaccagctgctgcagagctaCCTGCAGCAGGAGGTGGAGCACTTCCACCACTGGAAGGAGTTGGAGAGGTTTATCAACAACTTCTTCCATAATGGAGTGTTCATCCACGACCAGATGCTGTTCACAGACTTTGTAAGTGAAGTTGAGGACTATCTGACAGACATGCATGAGTATCACGTCCTTGATGATGACGTGTTTGGAGATCTTGATGACTACATCTACAGGCACTTCTTTTGGGAAGCATACATAAAAAGTTACGGCCCGCGGTAAGTCTTGCAAATTTTAAAACGGTGTCATCTCATTTCCCTGTTAAGAGCAATATATCGCTTGGAGCTGATTCTATGGCGCCACATGTTGGTCTATGTAAAGTTACCtcgataagagaaaatccagcttcataGTACAGGCTTCCAAGGTTCCAGCTGGCTCTTTATTTCTGCATGGCATTGCAAtgcttcagctgctacaaacACATATTACATTGGTCATATTTGTTAATGGGAAGTTTTAAACCTCCAAATTTTTGAAAAAGTTGGACACTGATATTTTTCACAGCAATGAATAGTTGTGCAAACCATCATCAGGTCTGTGGATTTATTCAAGACCTGATTGGATGctttgaacttaaaaaacactgTCAGACTGAAACAAACTGCTcataatgttaaatgtttatgatGGAAACCAAATGGGTAAATTTAAGTGGTTCTGTCTTCCACTGTTATTTCTTCACAGTAGCGCTGCCGGTTGTGCAAGTATAACTCACACCaatttgcttgttttgtgtttgcatcACACAGTGGGCCTTTTGAAAGACCTGAGGCAGACTTAAAGGAAGAGATAAGAGCAAAACATCAACAGCGGAAGCAGCAGAGAGCCAGATCTCGATCACACAGTGAACGAAAGTGGAGCAGATCACAAAGAAACGCAGACCGACACATGGCTGACGTCAAAATAGAGCTGGGCCCGATGCCGTTTGACCCGAAATATTGAAAATGGCTCAGCAGGTTTAACACAATAGCtgtcatttttctaaaattttgtttgcatttagcTGCAAAATCTCCTGTTTTGTGAGTTTGCACAATCATTTTAATGCTACTGAATGTCCTTGAGCTGTTTGGTGAAATAATTTTTAAGTTGCAATAGGAGATGTGGTATATCTTATGCAAGCTGCACATTTGTGATATGAGAATTATCATTTTTGGTTTCCTACCAGGATAACATCAATATTTGTTGTTTGCCATCTCATTTAGTTCAGAAGTACACAAAGCATTTATTTTGAATTCAGTGTGCCATGTCCACAAAACGTGGTGCAAAAAAAGCTACATTTACAGCATCTGTGtgcattgttttaatttgcTGCTGCAGAGACCAGTTTGTGTGAATTGGTTGTAATTGGTCTTAAAAGTTGAGAAGCTGTTTCCACACATTCCACCTCAACCTTGTCCTAAAAGGACCTGGTggttttatttcccttttacatgtgttagaaagaaaagactgaaaaagtgGCATCACAGCTAATTTAATCTATTGAAAATAGGTTCTTTATTTgacaagaaatattttaaaatcacatttaattttaaaatatttattttagtagCAGATTactatcacatttttttttgctattgttCCAGTGTTTGTCAGTGCCTTTCATAAATAAAGATGCTTTCTCCAACTCTTCCTTCAGGAAAGTGAGTATGAAATATCTCTGTTGTCTTTACAAAGTTATTTGCTTGcagaaatgcagaaatatcCTGCAACATGAACAAAAAATAGTTTCAGATCAACAGTCAAACATCTTCACAGACACATGCAAAgatttcatttctgttttaccTTTTCCAAAACGTCAAACAAAACCAGATGTGTGGGCAAAGAGGATTTGTAAGGAAATGAAGTCTTGAGCCAGAGAAGAGGTTTGTCGTAGAATCTCTCAGCTTCATCAAAGTAACCTTCCTCTTCGAGATCTGGAGGACACTCCAGAAATCTCATCTTTAGTGGGCAGTGTACATGGCTGAAAGAGGACGGATCGGCCATCAGCTGCTGCGTGCATCATGTCGAATTATATATTCAGgaccaaatgtttttttgttttttttttttaaacaactttgaGACACATAATTGTGAAAACATTTgtataaacaaaaaatacttcATATTTGAGTCCCTTCACTTTGGTACTCTGATCAAAAGTAAAGGATGTGGCAGATATTTCCTTCTTTGAGCCAGAGTACACAGAGCCAAAAGGACAGTGGTGAGTAAAATGTGTGAAACTGGTATCTGATATTTTTGccttaattatatttattttattactaatGTTTTGGTGTCACTGCTATGGAAAACAATATTATACTTGAACAACTTAACATGTCAACATGAATCATGCAGCTTTCTGTTATAACTTTATATTATAACTAGCAGTTAATCAGCacatataaacattaaaaaatgactgaGCTGCCACTGAAGACTTAAACTCCAAAGCTCTTAAACCACTACTCGTCATCAGATGGCTTGTCTACAGCCTTGGGAGGATGCTATACCTGTAGAAGGGTGTCGAGTGGCAGGGCATGAGAAAGAGGATGTCTGGTTGCAGGCGGGTGGAATCGCTGCCGTCTTCACAAAGCATCTGAAGGTGACTCATGACATCCAGAGTACCTCGCTGGTGAATGAGGCCTGTGTACAGAGCTGGAACCAGGTTGGACACTAGCAGGACGACAGCGGCGACTCGACGCCATGCTTTGAGGTGAGACAATGATATTCCTGTATGAAAACATGAATCTTACATGAACACATCTGTCTGAGAGCAGCAACATGCTGAATTTATGGAGGTGGAATTAAAACTAACCGCAGAAGATCATACAGAAAGGCAGCACAGGATAGATGAACCTGAACTCCTTGTGAGGAAGCAAGCTGAAGAGGAGAAACTATTAATGGATTTATTACAACtggaaatgtaaaacatttcataCAAGCTTATTTATAAGAATATTAGCAGTATTTTTACTGCTCATGCTTAAATATAACCATCAAGCTCCCTTCACTTTTCATAGTTTCCTATAAGTCTTAATCCAACTCTTCTGGGCAATCTCAGAGTTTCACCTGTACACCGTTATGGTCCAGATGACTACTGCCAGAAGGATTTTGTATCTTCTGAAGGCGATGGTGCATCCATGAAGAAAGAATGGAAGATTAGGGCCGATCACAACTGCAAAACCTTGAGTGAGGTACCAGTGCCAGGGGTGGGATCCGTAGAAATCAGCCACACCGTGGAAGATGTTGAACTTGAGGAAGTTGAACTGCACTAGAGTCCACTAAAACACACAGATCAGCTGTCACATCAGACTTTAAGCACAGGACATGCTGAATCTGGTTAATATCACTGTCATTTTACCTTTTCATAGAACACACAGTCAATCAGTGCTGAAATGACAACTGCCGCAACCCTGGTGATGAGAAAACAACATAATGCTCTTATCCTGTTTCATCCCAgagactgtttttattttccaaaggttttcaattgtgtttgtttttattttgatctaTCTAGATCTTATTTAGTGCATTTCATCTTTTTGCTTATCCTTGCTGCTATATTGATTCATAGAGGGACACTaagcactttttgtttttgtcacttgATCAAGTACCTGTCAGGTTcaatgtatgtgtttgtttcgTTAGGGAATGCCAAATGCTACCATTGTTTCTGCAGAACAAATCTACCTGGGGGTATTAATAAAGAAACCTTGAACATAATGAGGGAATGAGGGGAACAGTGGTTCAGTGGATATGAGGCTGGAAGTACAAACCCTATAGGAATGCAGCTGTGAGTGATGAGCCTCAGTTTGTGTTCTTCCTGCCAAAAATGGTACAGCAGCAGAGGAAACCAGACAATCAAAGCTGTCGGTCGAACAATCACAGCTAAAGCCACCAGGGCCAAGTACTTTGTactgaggggggaaaaaaacaaaagagggtAAATAACATATTTTAGAGATTAGTGGAGGAAACATTTGACAGGTCAGGATGTTAATAAGCAGATACCTGCTAGATGTTTTGGACCCTGACAGAGGAAAGTAAAAAAGAGCCAAACAGGTGAGACTGGTCTCTGTGCTGTTTGTTAGAGTCCGGGTGCAGCAAAACCACGTGAACCAGGAACAAAGGTGGCAAAAGAACTGGAAGCCAAACCCAGAGGAAACGGAACAAACACTGGTGAATTTCAGGGTCAACAACATGAAACTGAAAACTAATGACTACAGATATTCATGATTTCACAAACATGTCGCTGTTCTCACTTTTTTCAAACAGGTATCTGCTGTTTGTCCTCACTAATGATTTTGTATTGCAAATAAAACTGTGCAGTGAATTCAAAGAGAAGTCCAGGTAAAAGATGACCAATCACAATCAGAGGGATCTTGTTATGACCCAAGagcacatttttattcagctgAAATCCATTCACAACTCAAATATAAATGTCTCTTCAGAAATGAGGAcataaaaaacagctgtttgtggTTGTTCATGTTAGAGGAGATAcaacaatattttatattatatttattatatatttataacaatttttttttaccgtCCATCTCGCAACATCATGATTTTCCAACGTTCGGATGAGGAAGAAGAACTTAACATCTGCAGATGCAGCCAGGAGTGCCTGAGTAACACGTGGGAGCCAAATCTGCAGAGGCAGCATGATCCATTTTAATGGAGATAAATGAAGTCAAGCAATTCTGAATTAAAAGGTGTTTCTCAGCAGGACATAAAGAAACTCACCAGGAGATAGACTGAGTCATAGTTTATAAGGTGCAGTATCTTGTATAGTAATGCAAAGAAAAGAGGATATGAGAATCCTCTTATTCCTGCCTTCCACTCCCAGGTCAGATACCCATAAGTCACACTGTTAAGGTTGTAACTTCACAGAGTGAAAACAACATCAGACTgctgtaaagttgttttatatCTTCATCGTTTGTGTGCTGTGTATGTGATCAATGTGGATCACAGGCTCAACAGGGGAAGCAAATCAGAAGATAAAACCAACTCACACAAGTAAAATGTGGCCTAGAAAGCAAGAACAAAAAGAGGATAGCAGTATTTTAGAAAATCTTTGGGATGAAAAGAGGACGAGATGAGGCATTCTCCAGCAGGTGGTTTTGATTTGTTCTTCTCAGTGACTCTTTGGTGGGAACCTCTACCATTCAGATGCAGATTTGCTCTAAAGAACACTTTGGAAAGCAGAGAAACCAAACtggtaaaacaagaaaatggtgCCATGAAAAACTTCTGTCTAAAGTCAACAAAAACTATCTTCTTCCTTGTATACTGATATGTTACTAAACTATCTCCAATTACTGCAGCATAatttatacagatttttttttcttaattaatggACCAGGTTTTGTTGTAGTCATAAAAGGGAAGGAGTGCCTCTATTGTACAAATGAGTAGCAAAATACGGAGTGTTTGCAGCATGAGAACATCTAAACAGCGGAAACAAATGTTGAATTTGTTTGGATGAATCATGCTTgctgttaaaaacatattactgacattattttttacatttaaatgaattttaaaatgacttgatGGTTAAAATGTGTGGTTTTATTACACTGTGTGCTGCTAATAGCAGAGTCATATTCGGATGTGTCCCTCCACAAAGGATATTTGAAGACCATACGATGGGAAACCTCCAGTGACTGCCAATACTCATCTGGGACGAAGCTGGTCTGAACCAAGATGCAGTTAATCAGCCTGAACACCACACAAAAGAGGACAACTCTGGCTCTCAGCACACCTGTGGAGTTCACAAAAATCACTACACAGCTTTTGACGAGatccccatcatcatcatcacataaCCTCAGTCAGACCCACACCATTGTTGAGAgggttctcctcctcctttgaGTACAACAGGGATTTACGTTTCCTCAGTTTCACATCCTCCACTTTGTTCTCAAACTTCAGTCGCGATCGGAGGCTCTCCATTTGCTGTCAGCATAGTTCACCTGTCAGGTGAGATCAGTCTCATTCAGAAGATGCCAGAGCTCCTCCACGTTTTGAAAACACACTCCGACAGTTTTAAATGAAGCACATAAATATAAACTACTACTACTGTTCAAACTAAAAGAAATctctctgttttgtttaattaaactgCTGCATCATTAACTAAACGACAGTGAAGTCATTTCCCTGCCAGCACAGATAAACTGTGCGCACAGGCTTCAACTGCGCTTCCGCACTCACACTTACTTCCGGTTTACTGTTCACCTCCTACTTCAGTGTAAAGGTTGATCTTTTGTTCTGACTTGGA contains:
- the pigb gene encoding GPI mannosyltransferase 3, yielding MESLRSRLKFENKVEDVKLRKRKSLLYSKEEENPLNNGVLRARVVLFCVVFRLINCILVQTSFVPDEYWQSLEVSHRMVFNYGYLTWEWKAGIRGFSYPLFFALLYKILHLINYDSVYLLIWLPRVTQALLAASADVKFFFLIRTLENHDVARWTFFCHLCSWFTWFCCTRTLTNSTETSLTCLALFYFPLSGSKTSSSTKYLALVALAVIVRPTALIVWFPLLLYHFWQEEHKLRLITHSCIPIGVAAVVISALIDCVFYEKWTLVQFNFLKFNIFHGVADFYGSHPWHWYLTQGFAVVIGPNLPFFLHGCTIAFRRYKILLAVVIWTITVYSLLPHKEFRFIYPVLPFCMIFCGISLSHLKAWRRVAAVVLLVSNLVPALYTGLIHQRGTLDVMSHLQMLCEDGSDSTRLQPDILFLMPCHSTPFYSHVHCPLKMRFLECPPDLEEEGYFDEAERFYDKPLLWLKTSFPYKSSLPTHLVLFDVLEKDISAFLQANNFVKTTEIFHTHFPEGRVGESIFIYERH